Below is a genomic region from Miscanthus floridulus cultivar M001 chromosome 1, ASM1932011v1, whole genome shotgun sequence.
gctggcaatGACGAATGGTTcgaagatgggcgacagcagtggcactactgtggctgcccagccatgacCGGAGGTCGTTTGTtcgcatggtgcgggaggtcagggCACTAGTTGGCcgatgctgactcgcaccaactatggagagtggtcagtgaccatgaaggtcaagctcagagcccgacggctctggaatgctgttgacaagggcaccgacaatgaggaaaatgacatgtcagcgttggaggctatcctcgctgctataCCGGCGGAGTACAAGGAACCATTGAGGGccaagagctcggctaaggaggcgttggaggctattgcggcgatgcacgTCGGTTGTGACagcgcaaagaaggcgatgacccagcttctaaagcaggagtaagccaacctcaagttgaaggatggtgaaacgatggaggacttctccctccgcttgCAGACGCTCattagcaagctgaagagccatgacgtcaccatcgatgaagaggaggcggtctccaagtacctccactccatgatagcaaagtacatccagatcgctctcttcatagagacgatgctggacttgtctaccctcaccattgaggatgtgacaggccgtctgcgggcggtggacgagtgcCTAGAGCAGACGACAACAACGAAGGATagcggcaaactgctgctgaccgaggaggagtgggctactcGGAGAAACTCAGGGAAGGcaacctcctccagccgcggtgatgatggcaagcgccgtggcaaagcttctttggagaagaagaagcaagtcgaccccaacgcctgccggcgctgtgggaagatgggccattgggcacgggagtgcctaaatcgcaagcaggagaagaaggctgaggctcatctggcgcaagctgatgatgatgatgaggccactatcctaatggcgacgttctgtgcactgcacgatgtcgaggccgaggagaaggaagaggcgatgATGGGGGAAGGACCTGGAAAGGCCCTGAAGGctatcaacctcgatgaaccacgtgcccaagtccacctcggacatgtgggcgccgaccaggagcagcggtggtatctggactttgatgccagtaaccacatgacgggctccaaggcatccttctccgagctcgacgatgatgttaccggtacggtgaagtttggtgacggcttaagggtggctatccaagggcgcagcaccatcatctttaggtgccagaatggggagcactgcgcgctaatggatgtatattacatcctgcaGCTGTGtcccagcatcatcagcattggtcagctggatgagcgcgatagcaaggtactgatcaaggatggagtcTTTAGGATCAAGGActaggagcagcgacttcttgccaaggtgaagaggtccctgaaccggttgtacctgctcgacctgaaggtagagcagcctgTGTGCCTGGCAGCAAGGCACACCGAGGGACTGTTGAtgtggcatgcctggttcggacatctcagcttcgacgcgctggGTTGGCTGGAGAAGAtagtccgagggctaccccacatcaagcacagaggcgagctgtgtgacagctacctggctgggaagcagaggaggctaccattcctaaaggcggccaagtatcgcgcgaaggatgctctcgagctcgtccatggcgacctctgcgggccgatcacgccagctacaaatggtggtcgacggtacttcctcctgctcgtggatgattgtagtcgctacatgtggctgaaactcctgacaagcaaggacgaagcgacggcggtgatcaagaagttcaagatacgcgcggaggccgagagcgacAAGAAGCTCCGCTTGCTGAGGACTGATTgcggtggcgaattcacttcggtggagttcgctgcgtactatgtatatcagggtgtggtgcaacaccacaccacgccatactcaccacaacagaatggcgtggtggagaggcagaaccagatggtagtcggcatggctcgatccatgatgaaggccaaaggtaTGCCatcaaggttctggggtgaggcagtgaccacggcggtgttcatcctcaactgcactccgaccaaggccctaacAGGCAAGACACcgtttgaagcttggtatgggcgcaagccgagcgtgtccttcctccggacattcggctgcatcggccacgtcaggaagacgaagccgatcctcaccaagctggaggacaggagcacaccgatggtgttcttgggctacacggagggtaccaaggcataccgacTCTATGACCCACgcagagacaaggtgcttgtctcgcgctaCGTCATATTCgatgagaaggcggcttgggactagagTAGTCCGAGCATGGAGGAAGCTGgcagcttcaccagcaccttcgtcgtcaagCACCTGGTCATCCATGATGGTGGAGACgttggggaagaggtgccgagcattccagcggtagagccgagcactcctggggtggtgccgagcactttgggagggatgccgagcactcagggaggagtgtcgagcactcgtggagggatgccgagcacgtcAGGAGTGGCGCCGGAAGTTTCTGTAGTGGTGGCAACAACTacaggacgggtgccgagcactcccgtggcggagccaagaggtcttgcagtggtgccgaccacttcaagactgaggctgagcactcctacagtggtgccgagcactacagGAGTAGTGATGAGttgtccagaagtagtgccgagcactacaaccagggtgccgagcactccaggtgctgtgccgagcactccggcggaacagggaactTCATCAACACTAATTGAGTTCGcatcacctccaagtgacatcactaagttcgtggatgccttccatgaaggtgaggaggtgcggttccgcaggctggacgacatcatcggtggcacagggccctcaggaCGGGCTGGTCGGTTGCTCAATGACCAAGAGCTGCTGctcatcagtgcagaggaaccacccacgttcgtgcTGGTGGAGCGCGACGAAAACTAGCGACgggtgatgctggaggagatgaaggcgatcgaggaaaatgagacatgacagctcgtcgatccacctccaggatgtcgtccgatcagcctaaagtgggtgtacaaggtcaagcgcgGGACGAGCTCGGTGCCATTGTAAAGCACAAGGagcgcctcgtcgcccgaggctttgttcagcgtgagtttagacttcgaggaagtctttgcactagtagcgtgcatggagtcggtccgtttgctactagccttggcagcagcaaagggctggcgcgtccatcacttggacgttaaatcggtcttcctcaacggcgagctagtGGAGACGGTCTTTGTTAGGCAACCTTCAGGTTTCGCCATCAAGGAagaggagcatagggtgctccgactgcgcaaggtgctctatgggctgcagtaggccccacgagcatggaacgccaagcttgacgccacgctagacgagcttgggtttcagcggtgtgcaaccgagcacgcactctacacgcggcgatgggggaaggaggagctcgtcgtcggcgtctatgtggatgacttgatcgtcatcgACACGCGCATGGAGGACATCAacggcttcaagcgcgagatggcggctcgttttcgaatgagcgatctcggcgcactctcctactacctcggtatCGATGTGAGACAGGGAaaagaggaactcacgctcggtcagagcgcgtatgcctccaagctgttggagcggagtggcatggctgagtgcaagccatgcgtgactctgaTGGAGTAGCGGCTAAAgttgacgaaggccagcaccgcgacGAAGATGGATACAACACTCTACTAGAGCATTGTCGGCGGTCTacactacctagtccacacgaggctggacattgcgtttgccatgggctacgtcagtcgcttcatggaggatcccaaagAGGATCATTGGGTGCGGTGAAgtggctactgcgctacgtcaaggggacggtggattaaGGGATCATCTTTTCCAAGACCGataggagtaggctgcagctcactgtgtttagcgatgcagacatggtgggAGATATCgatggacgacggagcacctctggcgtgctcgtcttcctcgggtcaaccccaatttcatggttgtcactgaaacagaaggtggtggcgctatctacatgCGAGGTAGAGTACGTAGCGACGGCCACAGCggtgtgccaagttgtgtggctgcgccggctgtagggtgagctgaccggcgtggaagctcacccaccagcactgatggtggacaactagcccgatattgccctcgcgaagaatccggttctgcacgaccggagcaaaTACATCGACgtaaagttccacttcctcagggactgtatcGATGgggggcagatcgtcatcgagttcgttgaAACTAGTCGGCAACTCATGGACGTCCTCACCAAATCGCTCGGACGTCtttgactcacggagctgaaggagatgatcggcatggaggggtacaagggatagcagtaggattaggagaagaatcgttagataatctactgcttccttaaGTGAACACACagtaagggaaggcggcgccaaaAAAGCCCCCTGCTATGGTACTGTAGCCACTGCGGAGGCaagcgccgaacggctcacctgccgctctgtagccacatgcagggacaggagcagaagtcagtcctgctgtgttatttAGTTACTATTACAGCATGTgcgttgtactaggactagattgatagagttgtatatatagtttgccactgcaactcaataaAGAGAGTTCAGTTTTACCATCTTCTATACAGGGctctggccaacgctggtgcttgtactatgtgtgtatgctatgttctctctcttcttctacctcgagccatagtgtgtgtggtcgaaCAGCCTCGGTCGTGCTCGGCCGTGGCCGGCAAGACTAGTGAGTGGtcaactcacctgagccggtgatcctgtgggctaacagttTGGGCCTATATTTGAGGCTCATCTATTTTTTTCCTCTCGAAAAAGACCTACAAGCAACTCATTGGACATATAGACAGGTCCATCATGCCTTCAGTTGGCTTTGGAAATAGGCTTGTTAGAATAAGAGGAAGGTTTTTTTTCTAGTTGCTACTCAAAGATAGGTTAAGCACAAGGGAGTTGCTTAAAAGGAAAAACATGATGCTGGACGACTATAATTGTATCTTCTGCCATCTTGCAGTTGAGAAAAGCCTCCTCCATCTCTTTCTGGCTTGCCCTTTTGCTGCTCGCTGTTGGGCAACTCTTCATCTACAGGTTGATAACTTGGTTGATCCTTTTGATATTATGGTAAGCTTCAATATTTAGCTAGCAGTCCCTTTCTTCATGTAAGTGTTGATTTCCATGCACAGCATAGCCATCTGGACAGTACGCAATGACTTCATCTTCAAGAACAGATCGGTGTCTCTTCGAAGATGCAAAGAGATTTTCAAAGAGGAGTTTGCTCGGGTTATACTTCAGGCAAAAGAAAAGAATTATCCCTAACCAAGTTAATCGCTAGAAGTCTTTGGCCTTTGTGTAATCGTTttgattttctttgtttcttttttctctCTTAATTTTGTATCTGAGACTCAACTTTTGTTTTGAATAAATTTTAGTAGGGGGCAACCCCGCCTGTTTCCCTAAAAAACTGTATGCAGTAAACACCTAGGTCAAGTTTAGTTTCAAGGATTTCAAGGGGCAGGGTTGAATATACCCTCTTCTATTGGTGCTTAGATGTGAGACACTTGGAGTCAGGGGTATCCAGTGTCCAATATTCGCTTGAGATCCAGGGCCGCCAAGTCCACCTTTTTTCGGCGGACAAGGTCGTCCCACCAGGGACACAGGAGTATTTGCGTGAAAGAAGAGGCGACGTCACCAGTGGGGGAGAAGGGAGAGAAGGTGGTCGACAGCTTGGTCCGGGCTCAATCGAGGGAGCGTATGGGGGAGCTCCGGCCCTACAAGTGCGAGCGCGCTCCGGACTGCCGCCATGTGGGAGGGTGCCCAGGGGAGCTCAGGCCCTGCCGCAGCGTGGGCGAGGACCAGCTCCGCCCCGATCACCGCCCCACTGTGAATGCCGGAGTCCATAGGAAAGGAGGAAagtagaggaagaagaaagaagaaaaaaagccTGACGGGTGGGATCCACACATCTCATTCCTTCTCAACAAAAAAACAGACGAGATCTCTATCTCTAAAAACTGAGATGGCACAATCTCATCCATGGTGTGTCTCAACCAAACGCTATCTTTCCTGGCTTCATCCGATGGCTGCGAACAGTGACTGATGCATAGATAAAGAATAATCGGTTGTCTGCAAACGACTAAATCTGAAAATAAAATATCTTTTTCGCTTTTGTCTTGAGCACCAGCATCCGCATCGTGCGCAGCAAACACACCAGTTGCCATGGACTGTTTAGGCCTGCCTCATCTTGCTGAGCTCCACCAGCCTCTGCACGTCCGGCATGACCGCCTTGGCCGCGTCCAGCGAGCCGAAACGCTCCAGCCATGCCGCCAGGAGCGGGGCCTTGCTGGAATCGAACACCTTCAAGCCTGTCAAGCGATCGATGAGACGCACCCAGGCGACGAAGCCTCCGAGCACAACGTCTACGTATCCGACGCTGTCACCTCCGAAGAAAGGTTTCCCTTTAGAGCACTCCTTCAGTGCCCCCTCGAGGGTCTCCACAACGCCAGACGATTGCTTTCTGCCCTCCGCCTTCTCCTCCTCTGTCTTTCCCATGCTCATCATCATCAACGAGCTCAACAGCTGCACTAGCACAGGTTACATATTATTCACTTAGTTTGTTGCTTTCTCATTCTCTAAGACTTACTACTTGTTGAGTATCAAACGCACGGCTGAAAACAAGAAGCATGGGATTTTAATTTTAAACAAACGATGGTATGTACCTTGTCATCAATGTAAGCAGCCCAGAAACGGGCCATGGCCCGGTCGTATGGGTCAACAGGGAGGACAGAGGGACCATAAACCTCGTCGAGGTACTGCATGATGATCTGGGTCTCGCAGACGGGCTTGCCGTTGTGGATGAGCACGGGAACCTTCTTGTGCACCGGGTTGGACTGGAGAAGGAGCTCGCTCTTGTTCTTGAGATCCTCCTCGACGTACTCGTAGCTCAGACCCTTGAAGCTCAGGGCAAGCCTCGCTCGCAGAACGAACGGGCTCCCCCAAAAGCCCAGCAGCTTCAGCTCATCTCCTCCAGCCATTTGCTGATACCTCAAGCTTCCCGACTAAGATTAATTGTTGTTTGTGTTTTTGTTTATGCAGAGATAATGGAGGTAGTCCCAAATGACTACAAATTTATAGCAACCTCGGCTGAGACGACGACTCCTTTGTTTGGTTAGAGTACGTGTTTGACTGGTTGCATATCACGTTTATTTTTTCtggtttagtttttttttcctcaGTTGCATAATCTGACATTTAAACAATCTGCACGTGGATATGAATCGAAGAAAAATGCGATGGTTATTCTTCTATGCCGTCAATAATCCCATACGGCGATAGAGAAGCTTCCAGTCGGTTGCAAGAGACGTGTGAGTCGACGCATTTATTTGTCAGTGTATGTATGCTGTGTAGTGCAAGTCATTTGACTAAATCAATTCTATCATATTTCCACGAAATATCTGACAATGGGACAaacctctgtgacttcatcgactCTATAAAGTTGCGGAATCGGCGTTAGACGACGTCGTCCGTGAAAGGGCGTCATGTAGACTCCcgctagggagaagcttgccaaTACGGGCGTGTTTAGAACCTTTGCCAAACATTGTTTTGCCTACCACTGTTTTGCCCAGCCAAGTAAGAAACTAGACATAGAAAAGCTGTTTGGATACTGCACTTCTCCTGCCTCGGTTCCCACACTGGCAAGGTTTTCCTTGCTGCCCAGGGAGAGCCAAATTGGCTCGTCCGGGCTGGCAAGCACCTCGTGGCTTGAGCCATCTAGGCAAGGCGAGGTGAGGCAAATATGCTAAAGCTTCCAAGAACGTCCTTAATTTTAGCAAGTCCCTTCTCTTAAAATGATTGTTTTATGTACTGAACTTCCCGCTAAATTACAACAATAACCTAAATTGTCCTTCATGACCCCACCATATGGCCCTGTAAATTGATGGTATAGCTTGAACTGAGATTTAAGGTAGGCCAACCATACTAACCTCAAGGGATATTGATATTTAAGCCTAAAAATAGCTACTTATTACTCCATAGAAGTCTGAAAACCAAGAATGTCATTGCCACCTTTGGTTGGCACTAACTTTCTCCACTGCACAAGAAGGTTAATGTGGTAGTatatttttctttcaaaaaaGTACATACAAATTGTATTATTAATATAGGGCCCTATTTGGATTGTAGCTAGATTATTATAATCTAAATTATGCATAGAGTTATTATAATAAAGATTTATGGATTATAATAATCGGAGTGTTTGGGCCATGGATTAAGATGATTGATTATAGTTGGTTAAAGTGAGAAACTCCTATGTAATCGCAAGTTGGACAACCGATTAGAGGGCAAGTTGGACTTTCAGCACCCATAGTTCCCTATAATCTGGTCTCATCTGGATTATGTGATTatggttgtaaggaaaatggactcttggcccatttactttggattttggtgtttgatgaccaacacaaccaagttggactaatgaatttgcaagtgattgttttgtagttcaataggctgcaagacgtgacttggacgaaggcgccgtgatgatccgatgatcaacaccataagcaagaccctagaactagaagcacaagagaagatctaAGAtaccaagcaaagtccaagcacgaagataggaaccaagccgtacgcaagatcgcgaagaaacgagctcacagaggtgaccggacgctggaccggatgctggcgtatagcgaccggacgcttcgatcaagaggctcggcaatagaAGGCGTTAgcagtagtgaccggacactgaacagtgaagtgaccggacacactgatggtactgttcatcatcacCAGCAACACATttagtactgaccggatgctggcggcaaatcgaccggatgtaggactgcaacgtctgatcgagtacagagaggttccagagcagtgaaattgcgactggacgcgtccggtggcatgtgaccggatgctggcaacgTCCGATgagttgatcgcggctctaacggtcaggacgaccggacgcgtccgattaggacgacctgagtgtccggtcagtagcagaaaagcgggatttcgtccccaacggctactttctccatggggcttataaatagacccccaactggtCATTTGGtatgtgtggagctaaggaaacatatcaaggatgctgatacaccattttagtgatctccacttacatagtgcttagtgattcattaggtgattagcgtaggtgctttgcgaagtgcttaggttgattagaacatcacttatgcgcttgctctaggtttaggtctagtgtttagtgaggtttgcatacctcttaccactcggtgcttgcgtgcaccattgttgtacatcggaggggcttgtagtcttgtgagatcacaccaaccatgtttgtagtGTGGCCGTCACCgtataccagagggaacaaggcctgcggcgtttcgaccggaagcttgatagtgaagccggcggggagcatctgggagaggcttgccggaaggcatatcggagacccacttacgcgtggggaagaCTCGAGGCTAtacacggagttacctgactgggagcttggccctaatgagggattccttgtgaggggctccaacgaggactaggggaagcttgagcgcttctcgatacctcggtaaaaataccggagtcatcgatgagagtttgcatatctctaccttgctctttagtttccgcatttacattgattgtattactctttttgcggtagagatagcaacacactagcgaaaccatagttgcacatttagatagtttgtcttttgcataggttttgctaagtttattaaaagaggccataatttagaagtagaattttaaattgcctaattcactcccccctcttaggcgtcatggtcctctacaagtggtatcagagccggttggctcaatttggacttttggcttctccgccgttgagccgacgctttttagagtggttgggatggatacctctatgcctccgcactttgacggcaatAACTTCCCCATTATAAAGCttgaatggcttgccaccttgaggcagttgatttgggtgtttggagagtcactcgtgatgggatgaaacccattaagaatctcgataaacccacgaagagtgaagaaaaggaaattcatttcaatgctagagctaaaaattgcttgtttgaatcatttagtatggatgtgtttaaccaagtgttcactttaaatatggcacatgaaatttggttaaaacttcaagagctccatgacggcacatctaatgttcgtgagcaaaaatattgtctagctaaacaaaattatgattcctttacaatgaatgatgatgagcttgttcgtgatatttattctcgtttgaatctaattatcaatgagctcgattcaataggattaacaaagctagatgatgcggacatcgtgaggaagaacatctccatgctaccacaaaagaaatatgcaagcatcatcaccatccttcacaacatggagcacttgagcaccatgaccccgggcatagtcattggtaagatagtggcatttgaaatgtcatgtaagatgggtcaagaagaagcctcttcatcaagcaaaggcaaagctctcgcatgtagagagaaaaagaagatgaagggcaagcaagttgaaacaagctcaagctcaagctcctcaagtgaagataaagaagatgaggacgatgatgatgatgatgatgatgaagaagattcaagtgatgatgatcaatcttcctcctccacctccgaccttaatgaagaatcaatcaaactcatctataaggtggagaagatgatccaaaggctcaatgtcaagggtgtgcccatccaaatttaaggtctcattttcaccaatcaaagaaatgagcaaaggagAGGATGCTATGAATGCGGTGAGaaggggcactttgtggaagtttgtccaaacaagtccacacccaagacaaagaagaaggcgtgcaagaaccaatccctcacatcaataaggtcatgggatgattcttcaagtgaaaaagaagaccatcacaagaggcgcgggcataagcactcatcatcaagctcttctcgtatgtgccttatggcacatggtaac
It encodes:
- the LOC136536100 gene encoding probable glutathione S-transferase GSTU6, producing MAGGDELKLLGFWGSPFVLRARLALSFKGLSYEYVEEDLKNKSELLLQSNPVHKKVPVLIHNGKPVCETQIIMQYLDEVYGPSVLPVDPYDRAMARFWAAYIDDKLLSSLMMMSMGKTEEEKAEGRKQSSGVVETLEGALKECSKGKPFFGGDSVGYVDVVLGGFVAWVRLIDRLTGLKVFDSSKAPLLAAWLERFGSLDAAKAVMPDVQRLVELSKMRQA